Proteins encoded in a region of the Sphingomonas sp. HMP9 genome:
- a CDS encoding PilZ domain-containing protein, with the protein MKELSVPCRMNVGGKWSSGCIHELSDKGMLVSSSEPPPLGTYVEIRRGTLIIIGRVVWNGGSRFGVRTQDPISLAALLSEPVLDRRQKTIDRRSAPRSDSARRTVDRSASSRHRSSAFEFLCIVALGAGVAGFAAVSSYHALSAPLAATVVLLDGAAQ; encoded by the coding sequence ATGAAGGAACTCTCCGTTCCCTGTCGCATGAATGTCGGCGGCAAATGGTCGAGCGGATGCATTCATGAGCTGTCGGACAAGGGTATGCTCGTCTCGAGCAGCGAACCACCCCCGCTCGGTACCTATGTCGAGATCCGCCGCGGGACGCTCATCATCATCGGCCGCGTGGTGTGGAACGGGGGCAGCCGTTTCGGCGTGCGAACGCAGGACCCGATCAGTCTCGCCGCGTTGTTGAGCGAGCCCGTACTCGATCGCCGTCAGAAGACGATCGATCGACGCAGCGCGCCGCGCTCAGACTCGGCCCGGCGCACGGTCGATCGATCCGCCAGCAGCAGGCACCGATCGTCCGCGTTCGAGTTCCTCTGCATCGTCGCGCTCGGCGCAGGTGTCGCAGGCTTCGCCGCCGTATCGAGCTACCATGCCTTGTCCGCGCCGCTTGCCGCCACCGTCGTCTTGCTCGATGGCGCGGCCCAATGA
- a CDS encoding MarR family winged helix-turn-helix transcriptional regulator, with protein sequence MSNPLPLDDQLCFSLYAATIAINRAYKPVLDKLGITYPQFLVLQTLNEAEDGCSIGAIAERLALEPSTITPLAKRLEAAGLVTRIRNPADERQVRVRLTETGRARWTETGCLGPLIVERSGMTPDRLAALNAEVAALRRALAGDRPVTK encoded by the coding sequence GTGTCCAACCCCTTACCCCTCGACGACCAGCTCTGCTTTTCGCTCTATGCGGCGACGATCGCGATCAATCGCGCCTACAAGCCGGTGCTCGACAAGCTCGGCATCACCTATCCTCAGTTTCTCGTCCTCCAGACGCTGAACGAAGCGGAGGATGGCTGCTCGATCGGTGCGATCGCCGAACGGCTCGCGCTCGAACCGAGCACGATCACCCCCTTGGCGAAACGGCTCGAGGCTGCGGGGCTGGTGACTCGCATCCGCAACCCCGCCGACGAACGACAGGTGCGGGTGCGGCTGACCGAGACCGGACGGGCGCGGTGGACGGAGACCGGGTGCCTGGGGCCGCTGATCGTCGAGCGTTCGGGCATGACGCCCGATCGGCTCGCGGCGTTGAATGCGGAAGTGGCGGCACTCCGGCGTGCGCTGGCCGGCGATCGGCCGGTGACGAAGTAG
- a CDS encoding response regulator transcription factor → MTDPAHGLVYVVDDDHDLGATVARLLRRHGHIAEPFLDPAPLIEIYERAPAHCIVTDVMMNDIDGFDFADRVRILDPAVAIIFMTAWPTTANAVDSVRRYGGLDYLEKPIDEDRLLASIAEGVAWSKAQRSAHARTATLTPRQRQVFDLLVKGHNNQAIAAALDISPKTVEDHRAAIVAKTGTNGIAQLIALAR, encoded by the coding sequence ATGACCGACCCAGCGCACGGTCTGGTCTATGTCGTAGACGACGATCACGATCTCGGCGCCACCGTCGCGCGGCTGCTGCGTCGTCACGGCCATATCGCGGAGCCGTTCCTCGATCCCGCCCCTTTGATCGAAATCTATGAACGCGCGCCGGCGCACTGCATCGTCACCGACGTGATGATGAACGACATTGACGGGTTCGACTTTGCCGATCGCGTGCGGATCCTCGATCCGGCGGTCGCGATCATCTTCATGACCGCCTGGCCGACGACCGCCAACGCGGTGGATTCGGTCCGTCGCTACGGCGGTCTCGACTATCTCGAAAAGCCGATCGACGAGGACCGGTTGCTCGCGTCGATCGCCGAAGGGGTGGCCTGGTCCAAGGCGCAACGCTCCGCGCACGCGCGAACCGCGACGCTGACGCCACGCCAGCGCCAGGTGTTCGACCTGCTCGTGAAGGGCCACAACAACCAGGCGATTGCCGCCGCGCTCGACATCAGTCCCAAGACGGTCGAGGATCACCGTGCCGCGATCGTCGCGAAGACCGGGACCAACGGCATCGCCCAACTGATCGCGCTGGCCCGATAG
- a CDS encoding sensor histidine kinase, producing the protein MTTLAQPFAASRFPSSATVALPKVADLPWLLGYAVAFWAAHHIAAGWGGRGFYSLLYPAAGLRIALLWRRGPRLILAIVATETVVQFATGVIDFESAGWGTELLGVIRPPLVYGLVVLMVRTMADRAQTSMSVAPMPLGLAAVGAPAAAALAALPWSLLRPDLTGVFGLRETVTSLTGFVVGDLLGVLLLAPPLLWVADLAAGSALRPKWPSAASVAEAVLILASSFAIEILLARIGLGTPHTPVLLAVAWIGLRFGRLASWLAIVVVAAMVLPQTAMPMDMGERLALHMSLASIMVVGYLAGSFADAQARVRVDLERRDRLLFQAERLKTLRAMSVAVIHEISQPLSTLAIEAKHLHELTVSADVEIATTAALIDRKAAALSTLVRRLRRFGGRTVDLPSPLPLATLIDTVAALAQPEAKAHGVTLSIGTVAPDLVILAQEVELAQAIVNLVRNAVQACDDGRVSLAVSRTADRVHLAVVNGSKPPQRAQPGMGVGILVARAIVEAHGGSLTRTTDAAGETRATISLPLVGEPE; encoded by the coding sequence ATGACCACGCTCGCCCAGCCCTTTGCGGCGTCCCGCTTCCCGTCTTCCGCCACCGTCGCCCTCCCCAAAGTCGCGGACCTTCCCTGGTTGCTCGGCTACGCGGTCGCCTTCTGGGCGGCGCATCACATCGCCGCAGGCTGGGGTGGGCGCGGCTTCTATTCGCTGCTCTATCCCGCGGCCGGCCTGCGCATCGCGCTGCTGTGGCGACGCGGGCCCCGGCTGATCCTTGCGATCGTGGCAACCGAGACGGTCGTGCAGTTCGCAACCGGCGTGATCGATTTCGAGTCCGCGGGATGGGGAACTGAGCTTCTGGGCGTGATACGGCCGCCGCTTGTCTACGGGCTCGTCGTGCTGATGGTCCGGACGATGGCGGACCGCGCGCAGACGAGCATGAGCGTGGCTCCGATGCCGCTCGGCCTTGCCGCGGTCGGTGCGCCGGCCGCCGCCGCGTTGGCCGCGCTGCCCTGGTCGTTGCTGCGTCCCGACCTTACCGGCGTTTTCGGCCTGCGCGAGACAGTGACGTCCTTGACCGGGTTCGTGGTCGGCGACCTGCTCGGCGTCCTGTTGCTTGCGCCGCCTCTGCTCTGGGTCGCGGACCTCGCGGCGGGAAGCGCGTTGCGGCCAAAATGGCCTAGCGCAGCGTCGGTTGCGGAAGCCGTGCTGATTCTCGCATCGTCGTTCGCGATCGAGATCCTGCTCGCGAGGATCGGCCTGGGGACGCCGCATACGCCCGTGCTGCTCGCGGTCGCATGGATCGGGTTGCGGTTCGGACGACTGGCGAGCTGGCTGGCGATCGTCGTCGTGGCGGCGATGGTCCTGCCGCAGACCGCCATGCCGATGGACATGGGCGAACGCCTCGCGCTGCACATGAGCCTCGCCTCGATCATGGTCGTCGGATATCTGGCGGGCAGTTTCGCGGATGCGCAGGCGAGGGTTCGGGTCGATCTCGAACGCCGCGATCGCCTGCTGTTCCAGGCCGAGCGGCTGAAGACGTTGCGCGCGATGTCGGTGGCGGTCATCCACGAGATCAGCCAGCCGCTCTCGACGCTGGCGATCGAGGCGAAGCATCTGCACGAACTGACCGTCTCCGCCGATGTCGAGATCGCCACCACTGCGGCGCTGATCGATCGCAAGGCCGCCGCCTTGTCGACGCTGGTCCGCCGGTTGCGGCGGTTCGGCGGTCGCACGGTCGACCTGCCCTCGCCCCTGCCGCTCGCGACGTTGATCGATACCGTTGCGGCACTCGCGCAACCCGAGGCGAAGGCGCACGGCGTGACGCTGTCGATCGGCACCGTCGCGCCGGATCTGGTCATCCTCGCGCAGGAGGTCGAACTCGCGCAGGCGATCGTCAACCTGGTGCGCAACGCGGTCCAGGCCTGTGACGACGGCCGCGTGTCGCTCGCGGTGTCCCGGACCGCCGACCGCGTTCACCTTGCCGTCGTCAACGGAAGCAAGCCCCCCCAGCGCGCGCAACCGGGCATGGGCGTCGGTATCCTGGTCGCCCGCGCGATCGTCGAGGCGCATGGCGGCAGCCTGACCCGGACCACCGATGCCGCCGGTGAGACGCGCGCGACCATCTCCCTTCCGCTCGTTGGAGAGCCCGAATGA
- a CDS encoding 3-hydroxyacyl-CoA dehydrogenase NAD-binding domain-containing protein — MSVTEQAVGVIGAGQMGAGIAQVSAQAGYRVLLADVSLDQAAQGKAGIAKALGRLVEKEKIGTEARDAALALIEPVASVAAMGDCAIVVEAATEREAVKRAIFAEVGKVLGPDAILASNTSSIPITRLAQAAPDAARFMGVHFFNPVPVMRPIELIRGLATSDATVAAVEAFAEKLGKQVVHANDAPGFIVNRVLMPMINEACFALGEGVATVRDIDLACQLGLNHPMGPLTLADFIGLDTCLEITRVLFEGTGDPKFRPAPVLVKYVEAGWFGRKTKRGFYDYSGAEPVPTR; from the coding sequence ATGAGCGTGACGGAACAGGCGGTCGGCGTGATCGGCGCCGGACAGATGGGCGCAGGCATTGCGCAGGTATCGGCGCAGGCAGGGTACCGCGTGCTGCTGGCCGACGTGTCGCTGGACCAGGCGGCCCAGGGTAAGGCGGGTATCGCCAAGGCACTCGGCCGGCTGGTCGAGAAGGAGAAGATCGGAACCGAAGCGCGCGATGCGGCGCTCGCGTTGATCGAGCCGGTCGCGAGTGTCGCGGCGATGGGCGACTGTGCGATCGTGGTCGAGGCGGCGACCGAGCGCGAGGCGGTGAAGCGCGCGATCTTTGCGGAGGTCGGCAAGGTACTGGGGCCGGACGCGATCCTGGCATCGAACACCTCGTCGATCCCGATCACGCGGCTGGCGCAGGCGGCGCCCGATGCGGCGCGGTTCATGGGCGTGCACTTCTTCAACCCAGTGCCGGTGATGCGGCCGATCGAGCTGATCCGCGGCCTTGCGACGTCGGACGCCACCGTAGCGGCGGTCGAGGCGTTTGCGGAAAAGCTCGGCAAGCAGGTGGTGCATGCGAACGACGCGCCGGGCTTCATCGTCAATCGCGTGCTGATGCCGATGATCAACGAGGCGTGCTTCGCGCTGGGCGAGGGCGTGGCGACCGTGCGTGACATCGACCTCGCGTGCCAGCTTGGATTGAACCATCCGATGGGCCCGCTGACGCTGGCTGACTTCATCGGCCTCGACACCTGCCTGGAGATCACGCGCGTGTTGTTCGAGGGGACGGGCGATCCGAAGTTCCGGCCCGCGCCGGTGCTCGTCAAATATGTCGAGGCCGGGTGGTTCGGTCGGAAGACCAAGCGCGGCTTCTACGATTATTCGGGTGCCGAACCGGTGCCTACCCGGTAA